The DNA segment CGCGACCCGGTACAGGACGGTTCTCCGGTCAGATTCGCGAGCATCGCCGATGTAGACCGACATGCCGTCAGTCGACAGCGCCGTTGCAGTCGACCCGAGGCTGCCGGCAATGCGTTCCGCTACCACGCTCAAGGGCTCGCCGTTCGAACGAATGTTGACGACCTGCTCGCCGTACGTCGGGTCGATCACCACCGGTAGATCTAGCTGCACCAACACGGCCGCGAGGTCTGACGCCCTGCCCGAAAAGCTGATGGAAACCGGGTCGTCTGGCAACTCCGCAAAGTCGGGGACCATATCGACCACCGGATCGGGAAGCAGCGTGACGACAGGCTCATTCAGCAACGGACGCCGTTCGCCGAGTTTCTCGGCCGGGGCGTAGCAGCCCACCGAAACGGCTCCTGCGGTCAGGAGGGAGCACAGAGCCAGGCGGAACCGGAGAGCCGACCGCAACGCTGCGGAAGACATTGTCGTACAGAAACCCTGCTGCACCCTCTTGCACCCCGACGTAAAGCCACCCGCCGATCCGCTCACCTTCCTGAAGACGCCTACCGCCTTCGAGGAACGCGACCTCGTTCGAGATGCCGACGAGACGAACGCCGTAGACCTCTCCGGTCGGGGAAGTGGACAGCGGTGGGCCGACGGCCGGGGTCGCTGACGCGACTCCCGGCTCGTCGGCTGACGTCCGAATGAGAGAAAGAAGCCGGGATTCGACGTCTTCCAGCTTCGAATCTGTTTGTGAAGCGTTCGCCTCAACAGCCGCATGCACTTCGGCAGCAGCTGATTCACCAGACGACCGGCCAGACCGGTACGCAAGTACAACGACCCCGAGAACAACGACCGTTTTTCCGAGGAGCCCAAAGAACGAAAACCGTGCGTGTCGCTGTGCCATTGCTTTCTTTCTCTTTTCAGGATCATGATACTTCCCTTCCGCTTCGGCCTTTGTCGCCGCAAGTCGTTTGTCGAGTGCTCGCTTGCTTCCCGCGTGCGTGAATGAGTCGTAGAACCGCCACAATCTGCCACCGTCAAGCCAAGGTGCAAGCACCCACGTCTTCTCAGGTTTGACGTCGTGACGCTGGCGCAGCTCAGGACCAAGCTCAACTGCTGAAACAAGGCTGTACCGGAATGTCGGGAGTGGCCATCGGAGGCCGAAGATGAGCCGCACTTTCCGAAGGTCTTGGCAAATGATGACCTCATCGGCCATGTCGCGAAACACCTTGTTCATTTGCATGATCGTCTGACTCAGTACCTCAATTCGGTACAAGCCATGTCGATGCATGCTCAATGTGTCAAGCAACTCGCGAACTTCCTCCCGTTGGTCCCGTTGATCAAACCACTTATGAAGCTCATCGACAATGATCACGGCGCCATACGGAATCCAGTTCGGTCGCAACCGCCCTTCCACCGACTTAACGATCTCACGACCCGCCATTCGATTTACCTCAGCCGCCTCATATCCCTGCTGTTCGTGCAGCGCATCGAACAACGAATCCGCTGCGGAACGGTCGAGCCCGTCGCGGGCCACCGACGCGGCGAAGTCGTCACGCGTGTACCAGCGTGGGATGTGCCTGCCGTTATCTTCGAACCACTCCGCCTCCGCTGCGGAACGACTCACGCCAAGCTTCTCGCGCTCTTCGCAGTGCTTCGCGAGGCCGGCAAAGCGTTGGAGCCAGAGCCTCATGTGCGGCTCGGACAACGGAACTATGAAACCCGCCAGCTCTGGCTGCCGGCGGTTCCTCAGGTACTGGCGAACAACAGGGAAACGCAACGGGAGGTTCGTGTAGACCGGCCGACGATCGTGCCGGAGGTACTCGAGGATGCGCCCAACCACGCCGTAGGACTTGCCAGAGCCCGGCTTACCCTCCCAGATGCGGACGCCCGTTGCCGGGGGTGACGCAGCGCCGTTGGTCAACGACCACCACTTCGCGAACGCCGCCACGCCGAGGATCAACGCCAGCACGACGCCCAGCGGCCACGCGAGGATGTACAGGATCGAGGACATCAGCCGAGACTGAGCGTCGGGAACGCACCGAGCAGGTGACGGATCATCCGGATCGTGAAGACCGCAGCCAAGCCACCCAAGATGATGAAGAGCCCTTCCGTGACGGGGAGCATCAGGTTCAGGAAGTCGAGGGCATCACCCGCTGTGTCGACAGCGTCAAACACCGCATCGAACCGATCTTCAAGGGCTGTGCGGTCGAACCCAACGGCTTCGAGAATGTCTAACGAAAGGTCGTAGACGTCGAGGATGACGTCATGCAGCGTCCTGAGAATCTCATCCCAAATGAGCCAGAAGATCGTCGCCCAGGAGCCCACCGTTACCGCCGTCGCTGCAGCACGCCCTGCGATATATTTAACACCGCGGCCGAAGAAGTTTCTGATATAGGCGTAATAGTTCACCGCCGTTTAAGCTCCTTCGTCACCAGGGTCCCAGAGATGAGGGACATCAGACCGAGATACGCCGCTGCAGGAGCTGGGCCGAGCACCGCGAAGTCCGCCTGCGACAGCGTCACCGTCCGGCCCTGACCGAGCACCGGGATCGTCAGACTCCACGTCGTGCCCGCGGACGTCTCGTCCGGGGCGTCATACACGGGCTCGGACAGCTCAAAATTTGCGGCGAGCGGGATCGCAGGACCCACAGCGCCGACCGCACCTTCCGCCAAGTCACCCGGTCCAACAGGGTCGGGATCCTCCGGGTCGGTCCAGGACTCCGCATCATCGTCGCTGCCGAGCGCTTCATCAAGGAGGTCGATCAACGACTGCCCGGACTCTGTCTGGATGACGAAATCCCGGAGCATCTCGGCAATGCTGATTAGCCCCGGCACGCCGGTCATTTCTACGGCAAGCGTCGATTCCTCTTCGCCACGAAGTAGTTCGAGTAGCTCGTCTAGGTCAATCGAACCACCGCCGCCAGGACTATTCAGGAAGCCCGAGCCGTCGAAATTTTGAAGCCGCAACGTCGGACCCCAGTCGTCGGAGTACGTCCCAACCTCGTACATCAAGAAGTTCGTCGATGGCTGACCCGATTGCAAAACAAAGTCAACTTCCACGCCCTCGACATCTACCGTCGCTGAACCGCCGTGAAGCGGCACGGTCACCGAGAAGATAATCGGTTCCGGCCATCCCGTGAAACCCGCTGCGTGGTGCTGCTGCTGATTGTACGACAGCGCCCTAAAAGGAACCGAAATCTGCCCGATGAAACTATTCCCCGAACGCTGTAGCGGAATCGTCACCGACGATGCCGTGGAGCCCGACGGAGCGTGGTAAGCGGACACGACATGCGAGTCTCCAAACTCGTCTGTTAACGTGGTGACGGCAACTGCTCGAATCGCTGCATTTCCGACTGTCTCGTCCGGGTCACTAATGTTAAAGTAGTTGAACCGTCCATATACTTCCTGCCCAAACGCAGGCGTCACGCAACATGCCGCCGAAACATAGCAGCAAAGATAACAAAGGAACCAACGAGGCCGAATGTTGCGATTGTTATCCATGTCTGAGTGTAAAGGTGTGCCGACTCGGTGCCGTACGGCGGCTGGGCATACATCACGACTCCTGCAGTAGACTCTCCGTACGACGCTAACTCCCCAGGCGCGAGGTATCCCGAGCTCGTCACGCCGCCTGTGTCGTAGCTCCACGCCTCGCCGCCTTCGAACTCGACCCAATCCCCAACGTCTTCGAGGCTGCCGAGCGTGATCAGGTCACCATCCGTCGACAACTCCACGACCACGACGTCACGTGAGTCGATTACAATCTCGCGCTGCACGCCGAGCGCCAGCGTGGAAAGACCGACAGCTCCCGTGAGGAAGCCGCCGGCCGCGGGGAGAGAGGTCAGGCGCGGCGGAGCCACTTGTACCCCTTGTAGAACGCCCACATCAGGATGATGAAGCCCAGCACCTGGCCGAGCATAGCTACGTACTCGGACGTCACCGTAGAGACAAAGGACGCCCAGTCGATGATCGGGTCGCCCGTGGTCGGCGACGCTCCCGTCGCTTGAGCCGACGCAGGCGCCACCACAGCCGCGGAAGCGACCACACCAGCTGCAACGATCTTCGACCGTTGACGTTCCAGAAACTTGAATGCACGAGACATCGCGTTTCACCTTCTGCTCCCTTCGGAGCTCATGAGGTTGAAGGCCACCACCAGGGAGCCGAACAGCTTCCCTAACCAATGGCAGCCCAGCGCAAACACGAACCCGAACACCACCGCCGATTGTGCGTCAACTAGCAATGAATTGCCGTTCATGGTTCGCCTCTCGTCCACGCAAAATCGTCTCGACCGCTAAGCCCTTCTTAGGCGTCTATAGCCCCACCACAGCGCCCACATCAAAATGCCGAACCCGACGACCGGACCCAACATGTCGACATAGGACGCCGTCGTCTGAGTGACAAAAAACCAATAAGCCCCGTCGCGGCAAGGCCTGAAGTCGGTTCAGGAACGACCGGTGGCCCGTCGAACGAAGTCACCGTCCCAAACGTGAAACCGCCCGAGGAACTCGTAACCGTGTACACGAGATCGCCAAAACTAACGTCCGTCGTCGCCGTGAAGTTCGCGTCGGCTTCGATGATCGAGCTAAAGTCTTGACTCGCGAACCCGACGGAAGCTCGATCCGCCTCGCCGCGCGATACCTCAACGAGTAACTGACCAAAGCCGTAAGTTGTCGTATCGTAACTAATGTTCCCCGCAAATTCACTTGGTTCAGAAAAGGTAACGGGCTCAAACGACGTACCCGGGAACTCGAACGTGACCTCGTCGGGAACCGTGACGCCGTCAATAACAGCCGCATGCGTGTCACCTGCCAACATCCCGACGAACAGCACAAACGCTACACCAGCAGCACTCGTCACCTTCGACAGGCGCCCGTTCGTTGGTGCGTCATCCTCAGTCGCCTTCCGAATCGGTCGCGCCTTTTCCGGCCGGATGTACTTCCCGTTCAACGAAAACGACACCGTGTAGTCGCCCGGCAGATTGTCGAAATCGTTGAACATCTCCTTGGGGCCTGACACTTGGTGAACCCGCGTACCACGCTTCGTCGGCTTGTCGTCACGACTGCCATCGGTGTACATGATCTTCGTTCCCTCTATGAGAACACCGGTTTTCTCGTCCGTAATGGACCACTGATTTGCACAGAGCACGTGCACGCTTTGATCGATCATCGTTCGTCTCCTAATTCGGGACCGTGTCCCATGGGGTAGGTTCTGGCGTGTAAATCGCCACTCTTGCCGCCGCACATGCGTCGCGGACTTCTTCAATCCAGCCATCGGCCCAAGTGCCAAGGCGTAATACTGGTTTCGCTAGTCCCCGCGCAGCGAGATATTCCTTGACAGCTGGACGTCTGGCGTCTGCTAATCGATCAGGGACCCCGCCGATCCGCTCAATTGTCGTCATCAGGCTTTCGCCGGCCTTCTCGGCCATCGTCGCGGCCTGGCGGAGCTGCTTTCCAAGGTGCCGGCCGTACGACGCAACGGTCGACGTCTTCCGCACCGCCCTGGCCACGCCGACACGGAGGTCCCCGAGGAGCTTCGACCACCAACCTGCACGCTTCTTGCGGTCGACGTGCCATGCTTTACCTGATCGGAAGTCGAACGCTCCGAAGAGCCGTTGGGCAAGGATGACGCCCGCCTCGTCTACGAGGGCCGCGTGATCCAATTGCCCGTCGTTTCGCTCCAGCGCATCGACCCACGAGCCGTTTAGCTCGATAGCTACGAACTCGGCAACGTTGTGCGTGAACTCCGTCTCGAACCGGACCCAGCGACCGCGTTCGGCCTGACCCGACTCCAGGCCCTTGTCGTAGCAGCGACCGTACCTCCCGCTCCCCTGCCGGCTCCCGAGGGTGAGCATGTCGCCGGTCACGATCCCGCCTCGTACGCCCTTCGCGGTCTGCCGGCGTGTGTCGCGGTGGAACACCCGGGCGTGCGTCAGCTCGCCGGCGAGGCAAGCTTTTTCCATGCGGTCGATGAGCTTGATGTCGGGCTCGCCCTCCTCGGCCCGGAAGTCGGCAGCAACATCTAGCCGGCGGCAACGACCGCCGTTCGCTATGACGGCGTCCAGGACCATCAGCACGCGGCCAAGGCCCAATTCGCCGCACGGCTCGCCTCCGAGCTCGAGCATCACCGACCAGCCAGAGTGACCGTCTGGCGTGGCGTCGCGGAACAATCGGGCACCGTGGGCAAATGAGAGCCCTTCCGTGTACAGGTGCTGGCCTCGGCACTTCTCGCCAGGCCCGAACAGCTCTTCGAGCAACCGCTTGATGTGCTCATGAGCGGCGTGCGGAGCCGTGCAGCGGAGCCAGTCGATGCCGATGCTTACCGGCGTTTTCCGCCCATTGCGGATCGGCACGTCCAGGCTTCGCTGCCAATTTGCCCCGCGTGATACAGACCGCGGGGCCTGCTCGCTTTCCTCCCATTCGACACGCTTCCGATCGCGTTCGTCGGCGGCTTCCTGCTCGTAGAGCCCTGCCCTGTTCATGCTGCCGCCTTTCGCATCTGAAGACCCCCGGCAGCCTTTCGGTCGCCGAGGGTGCGGGGGGGAGTGGGGATCATGCGACGGACCGAAGCGGTCGAATTCGTGATGGCACTCACGTTCCGCGGTCGAAAGCCTGCCGAACGCGGGATGGCCGCTCCGCTTCGCTTCGCTATCCCGCCTCCGTCAGCCCTTCGACCTACTGCGACCAACTCACAGCCGGGAGAGCCTGACGTCGGAGCTACGAGAGCTAGCTTGGCCAGCGCCTCGACGTCGTGACCACACTGTCCCAGAGTCTGGTGATCCCCCCCCCCGAGCTTGAGAACGGAAACATCTAGCGGGAACGATGCGTTATTGGTGTCTCGGGGCGGCTTCGTCGCGTTTTCCGCATCATAGAAAAAAGTAATATTTTCCTTGTTTTTTGGCTTTTTATACTTGACAACTACAATAGTTTGAGCTATAGTATTACTATGGAATGCCTCGCCCTTGATCGTAACGACATCGTTGCCGGCTTCCCCACCTTGGCAGCAATTCGAGCTGATGGCACCACCCGTCAGCAGAAGGCACTCGACGCCCTGAAGGCTGATCTCGCTGGCGGTCACGACCTCAAGGTCTGTCTGCCGGTTCGCACCTGGATGGAGCTTCAGCATGGCATTGCTGATGCCCGTGAGCGGAACGAGTTCAACAGCAACTACAGCAACACCTTCGACCGTAACGCCAGGCTGCTGGGAGCAGCGATCGCCAACATGCTGATCAACGAGAGCCGGAGTGCCATTCCGTTCTGAGCCCCCTTCCCCTCTACAGGAGTCGACATGACGCACACCTACGACCACCTCACGCACTACATCGACCTCGACCTCGCCGGCGAATACCGGGACGAGCTGTTCTACGCCCTCGGCATCCTCCACGACATGCCTAACGAACAGGGAGCTATCTGGACCGTCATCAACCGCCTCGAAGGGGGGGGAGGACACGAAATCTGCGGCACGAACGCCGACAACATCAATGCCGCCGTGGTCGAGGCCTGGAACCGCCTTGCCATCGCCGACGGCCGCGCGTACACGAACGACCTGCGGACCAACGTCAGAACTCTCTGCGAGGAGCTTGTCGTCGAGAAGTGAGAACGCCCAACTATGGACGCGAGGCAGCCCCGCCGATCGGTGGGGTTTTTTCGTAGACCCGCTCAAGATCGGCCGCCCTTCGCGTTGGCGTGGCGGCCGAGCAAAATGTCGATCGCGATGGCCGCAGGACCCGACTTCCAGTCAAAGTAGAACTGGCCATCGGGGCCCTGACGTGGCTCCCACGCTCCGGAAAGAGACGAGCCCGCCGCAAGGCTTTTCAGCCCGTCGGCGAGTTTACTAGCGGATTCGGGTTGACGGCCGTCTGGCCGCGCAGGTACATTCTTGCTCACAAGCTATTCCTTTCATGACCCGGTAGGGAGCGGCTGTCACCGCTTTGATCTACCGGGTTGTGTTTTTACTGACCTCGTGCCAGACCACACACGCTGTCACGTCATGGCTGGCGAGAATGTCGATAATCTGGCGTCCTGAATCGACCTTGAAGCTTTTTGCTGGAGGCGGTGGGTTTACCTGCCAGAACTTTTTGTCCCTGACTACCCGTCTGGCCGTCCACAGCTGCCCCTTTGCGTCTAGGGCGAGGAGGGCGTAGGCTCTGCGGTCAATTCGCGTAACTCCTTTAGCTGGAAAAGGTTGCTAATCGTATCGTTCATTATCGGGCGCATGCCGCCCGGCCCCGCGTGCCCTGCCAGATCGTCACGGCGGCCCGAATGCCGGCCGACGCTCGGTCTCCGGCACCTCGGCGGTCCGATCATTTGCGTTGACACACCCCGAATATTGGTGTATGAAACGTATCATGTCGCGGAGGACGACAGCATCGCAGGCGTCTGCCGCCCGCCGATCGAGGTCTGGAACGACCGAACGCCCTGGCCTGAAGCAGATCGCAGGCGACCTCGATCTGGCCGTCAGCACCGTGTCCCACGCGCTCCGCGGTGACGGCACCGTCAGCGATGACACACGCAGGCGCGTCCGCGAGTACGCCGCACAGGTCGGCTACACCGCCAACGCCCACGCCCGGCGAATGCGGGCGACCTCGACCGCGATCATCGGGCTGGTCATTCCCGACGTCGTTCTCACCTACAGCGAGTTCGTCCAGAAGGTCTTTCGCCTCGTCGCACAGACCGGACGGGAGCTGCAGATTGTCCTCAGCGAGTTCGACGCCGACTTGGAAGACCACGCGCTTCGCACGCTCATGGGCCAGCGTGTCGACGGCGTGCTGCTCAAGAGCACGTTTCGTCATATGGAGCAAGTTCCAGACGACCATGCGTTGCGAACGCTGGTTGCCTCCAAGACACCGGCCGTTGTGATCGGCGACGAGCTTCGCGGCTCCGGGTTACCGTGCTGCCGGACGCCGACTGAGGTCTTTGCCCGGATGCTGGTCGCCGATGCGATCGAGCGTGGCCACAAGCGCGTCGACTGGCTGTTTCCGCTCGACTTGCGTCGCACGCCGCTCGAATCGTTGCCGCAGCACCGCCGGGCGATTCGCGCCGCCGAAGAGGAAGGCCAGCGACTCGCTGGAGCCGACTTCAGGCTTCGGCTGCGCACGCTCGATGAGTTGCCCGACGACGACGTGGGCGACGTCGATCCACCCAACGGCGACGAGCAGTTCGGCACGTACCTCAATGAGAGCCTGCCCACGCGGGCTTTGAAGTTCGGCAAGGCGCTGGCAAGGCGTGCCCTTGCCGGTCCAGATCGGGCCGACGTGCTGATCTGCATCAACGACGTCATC comes from the Planctomycetota bacterium genome and includes:
- a CDS encoding zonular occludens toxin domain-containing protein → MSSILYILAWPLGVVLALILGVAAFAKWWSLTNGAASPPATGVRIWEGKPGSGKSYGVVGRILEYLRHDRRPVYTNLPLRFPVVRQYLRNRRQPELAGFIVPLSEPHMRLWLQRFAGLAKHCEEREKLGVSRSAAEAEWFEDNGRHIPRWYTRDDFAASVARDGLDRSAADSLFDALHEQQGYEAAEVNRMAGREIVKSVEGRLRPNWIPYGAVIIVDELHKWFDQRDQREEVRELLDTLSMHRHGLYRIEVLSQTIMQMNKVFRDMADEVIICQDLRKVRLIFGLRWPLPTFRYSLVSAVELGPELRQRHDVKPEKTWVLAPWLDGGRLWRFYDSFTHAGSKRALDKRLAATKAEAEGKYHDPEKRKKAMAQRHARFSFFGLLGKTVVVLGVVVLAYRSGRSSGESAAAEVHAAVEANASQTDSKLEDVESRLLSLIRTSADEPGVASATPAVGPPLSTSPTGEVYGVRLVGISNEVAFLEGGRRLQEGERIGGWLYVGVQEGAAGFLYDNVFRSVAVGSPVPPGSVLPPDRRSRFGGLLRPGRETRRTASVAE
- a CDS encoding LacI family DNA-binding transcriptional regulator, encoding MSRRTTASQASAARRSRSGTTERPGLKQIAGDLDLAVSTVSHALRGDGTVSDDTRRRVREYAAQVGYTANAHARRMRATSTAIIGLVIPDVVLTYSEFVQKVFRLVAQTGRELQIVLSEFDADLEDHALRTLMGQRVDGVLLKSTFRHMEQVPDDHALRTLVASKTPAVVIGDELRGSGLPCCRTPTEVFARMLVADAIERGHKRVDWLFPLDLRRTPLESLPQHRRAIRAAEEEGQRLAGADFRLRLRTLDELPDDDVGDVDPPNGDEQFGTYLNESLPTRALKFGKALARRALAGPDRADVLICINDVIATGAMAAANEARLSIPRDVVIGTYHATVAGQLAPRPMTVAGIDPGEMARATLSTLDAVIAGKTSPAIDLSPQLTTIGGLVA
- a CDS encoding PEP-CTERM sorting domain-containing protein (PEP-CTERM proteins occur, often in large numbers, in the proteomes of bacteria that also encode an exosortase, a predicted intramembrane cysteine proteinase. The presence of a PEP-CTERM domain at a protein's C-terminus predicts cleavage within the sorting domain, followed by covalent anchoring to some some component of the (usually Gram-negative) cell surface. Many PEP-CTERM proteins exhibit an unusual sequence composition that includes large numbers of potential glycosylation sites. Expression of one such protein has been shown restore the ability of a bacterium to form floc, a type of biofilm.) translates to MIDQSVHVLCANQWSITDEKTGVLIEGTKIMYTDGSRDDKPTKRGTRVHQVSGPKEMFNDFDNLPGDYTVSFSLNGKYIRPEKARPIRKATEDDAPTNGRLSKVTSAAGVAFVLFVGMLAGDTHAAVIDGVTVPDEVTFEFPGTSFEPVTFSEPSEFAGNISYDTTTYGFGQLLVEVSRGEADRASVGFASQDFSSIIEADANFTATTDVSFGDLVYTVTSSSGGFTFGTVTSFDGPPVVPEPTSGLAATGLIGFLSLRRRRPMSTCWVRSSGSAF
- a CDS encoding replication initiation factor domain-containing protein, with amino-acid sequence MNRAGLYEQEAADERDRKRVEWEESEQAPRSVSRGANWQRSLDVPIRNGRKTPVSIGIDWLRCTAPHAAHEHIKRLLEELFGPGEKCRGQHLYTEGLSFAHGARLFRDATPDGHSGWSVMLELGGEPCGELGLGRVLMVLDAVIANGGRCRRLDVAADFRAEEGEPDIKLIDRMEKACLAGELTHARVFHRDTRRQTAKGVRGGIVTGDMLTLGSRQGSGRYGRCYDKGLESGQAERGRWVRFETEFTHNVAEFVAIELNGSWVDALERNDGQLDHAALVDEAGVILAQRLFGAFDFRSGKAWHVDRKKRAGWWSKLLGDLRVGVARAVRKTSTVASYGRHLGKQLRQAATMAEKAGESLMTTIERIGGVPDRLADARRPAVKEYLAARGLAKPVLRLGTWADGWIEEVRDACAAARVAIYTPEPTPWDTVPN